A single region of the Hippoglossus hippoglossus isolate fHipHip1 chromosome 17, fHipHip1.pri, whole genome shotgun sequence genome encodes:
- the agfg1b gene encoding arf-GAP domain and FG repeat-containing protein 1b isoform X3, whose amino-acid sequence MATSAKRKQEETHLKMLREMTSLPANRKCFDCDQRGPTYVNMTVGSFVCTTCSGILRGLNPPHRVKSISMTTFTQQEIEFLQKHSNEVCKHIWLGLYDDRTSVVPDFREPQKVKEFLQEKYEKKRWYVPPDQARAVASVQGSVSGSSASSTGSTPEVKPLKTLQLNKTPLRQSPGLSRSQAHSAAQEKKFDLLSDLGGDIFAAPPTQNASSTNFANFAHFPSQSGGGVPIPSVSSAVPTQSHTGSCSEDRYAALAELDNKLGSSVSSGSGNIFGPVLGSSPAQNAPVLPTLQPGFGAIPSTNPFVAAAVAPEMATNPFQTNGRAPAAASFGTGSMSMPAGFGNASSYCLPTSFSGNFQQQFPGQVPIPYPQPGAYHPQSNGPAFPVYSQNKPSMMPFGQPMAGPGMSNNPFMAGAPGAFPSGGSSTNPFL is encoded by the exons ATGGCGACGAGCGCGAAGCGAAAGCAGGAGGAGACTCATCTGAAGATGCTCCGGGAGATGACCAGCCTGCCCGCGAATAGGAAATGCTTCGACTGCGACCAGCGCGGCCCGACCTATGTCAACATGACGGTGGGCTCCTTCGTCTGCACCACCTGCTCCGGCATCCT GCGAGGACTGAATCCTCCACACAGAGTGAAGTCCATCTCTATgaccacattcacacagcaggaAATTGAGTTCCTACAGAAACACAGCAATGAG GTCTGTAAACACATCTGGTTAGGCCTCTATGACGACAGGACATCAGTTGTTCCAGATTTCCGAGAACCACAGAAAGTAAAAGAGTTCCTTCAGGAAAAATACGAAAAGAAAAGATG GTATGTTCCTCCAGACCAGGCAAGAGCAGTAGCAAGCGTCCAGGGCTCTGTGTCCGGCTCCTCGGCCAGCAGCACTGGCAGCACCCCAGAAGTGAAACCCctcaaaaccctgcagctcAACAAGACACCTCTACGCCAG TCTCCAGGGCTAAGTCGTTCGCAAGCTCACAGTGCCGCTCAGGAGAAGAAGTTTGACTTGCTCTCAGATCTGGGAGGAGACATCTTCGCTGCTCCACCCACTCAAAATGCCAGCTCTACAAACTTTGCCAACTTTGCACATTTTCCAAGCCAGTCAG GCGGAGGTGTGCCAATCCCATCAGTGTCTAGTGCCGTCCCTACTCAGTCCCACACAGGGAGTTGCTCAGAGGACCGCTATGCTGCTCTGGCTGAGTTAGACAACAAGCTCGgctcctctgtgtcctcaggCAGTGG GAACATTTTTGGACCGGTGCTTGGTTCATCGCCAGCCCAGAATGCACCTGTGTTACCCACGCTGCAGCCTGGCTTTGGAG CCATCCCATCCACAAATCCCTttgttgctgcagctgttgCCCCGGAGATGGCCACCAACCCTTTCCAGACCAATGGCAGAGctccagctgcag CCTCGTTTGGTACTGGCTCTATGAGCATGCCCGCCGGCTTTGGGAATGCGTCTTCCTACTGCCTCCCGACCAGTTTCAGTGGAAACTTCCAGCAGCAATTCCCCGGCCAGGTCCCCATCCCTTACCCTCAACCGGGGGCCTACCATCCTCAGTCTAATG GCCCTGCATTCCCAGTCTACAGTCAGAACAAGCCCTCCATGATGCCCTTTGGGCAGCCCATGGCTGGCCCTGGCATGTCCAATAACCCCTTCATG GCGGGAGCTCCAGGGGCATTTCCTTCAGGGGGTTCATCCACCAATCCTTTCCTGTAG
- the zgc:110269 gene encoding probable flap endonuclease 1 homolog — protein MGITKLADLIRLDAPGAISHKDISDYTGKVIALDTSIVVNQFRAATPTLSPLTGLFFRTLTFLEHDIKPVFVFDGKPPEEKKPVLEKRAEASGRKFPNCTGKASAQTNDCLHLLKLLGVPSIQAPGDAEALCARLVRDGTADAVASEDMDTLPFGANTVIRQLNAKKDSDVTEYSLPKLLEKLQISHEEFVDLCILLGCDYCDKITGLGPRRALTLIQKHRTIENVVLHINRQTHPVPHFWKYKEARKVFLDAPATVAPELVWMEPDEEALVGFLCQVKHVKEERVRRRMEKFRQTRESKREERKKETAAGRSRQTQMEDFFRVTRKRDKPVEAAESSKSNRKRPKTT, from the exons ATGGGCATCACGAAACTGGCAGATTTGATCCGCCTCGATGCTCCTGGGGCCATTTCTCACAAAGATATCAGTGACTACACAG GAAAAGTAATCGCTCTGGATACCTCGATTGTGGTGAACCAGTTTCGTGCAGCGACACCAACACTAAG CCCACTGACCGGTCTATTCTTCCGCACACTCACCTTCCTGGAGCACGACATTAAACCAGTCTTTGTGTTCGATGGAAAGCCTCCTGAGGAAAAGAAACCTGTT CTTGAGAAGCGAGCTGAAGCCTCTGGTAGGAAATTTCCCAACTGCACAGGAAAAG CATCAGCCCAGACCAATGATTGTCTTCATCTCCTGAAGCTTCTTGGAGTACCGTCCATCCAG GCTCCAGGGGACGCTGAGGCACTGTGCGCCCGGCTGGTGAGAGACGGGACTGCGGACGCGGTGGCATCAGAGGACATGGACACGCTGCCGTTTGGAGCCAATACTGTAATTCGCCAGCTGAACGCCAAGAAGGACAG TGACGTAACTGAATATTCTTTACCCAAGCTGTTAGAAAAACTCCAAATCAGTCATGAAGAG TTTGTTGACCTCTGTATTTTGTTGGGCTGTGACTACTGTGACAAGATAACCGGTTTGGGTCCTAGAAGAGCTCTGACACTGATCCAGAAGCACCGTACCATTGAGAATGTGGTCTTGCATATCAACAGACAG ACTCATCCTGTTCCACATTTCTGGAAGTACAAAGAAGCACGTAAAGTATTTTTGGATGCACCAGCGACTGTAGCTCCTGAACTGGTCTGGATGGAGCCAGACGAGGAAGCCTTGGTTGGGTTTCTCTGTCAAGTCAAACATGTAAA GGAGGAGAGGGTGCGTCGTCGAATGGAAAAGTTCCGTCAGACACGGGAAAGCAAGCGAGAGGAACGGAaaaaggaaacagcagcaggacgtAGCAGGCAAACCCAAATGGAGGACTTCTTTAGAGTTACCAGAAAGAGGGACAAG cctGTGGAAGCTGCAGAATCTTCAAAAAGCAACAGAAAGAGACCAAAGACAACATAA
- the agfg1b gene encoding arf-GAP domain and FG repeat-containing protein 1b isoform X2 — protein MATSAKRKQEETHLKMLREMTSLPANRKCFDCDQRGPTYVNMTVGSFVCTTCSGILRGLNPPHRVKSISMTTFTQQEIEFLQKHSNEVCKHIWLGLYDDRTSVVPDFREPQKVKEFLQEKYEKKRWYVPPDQARAVASVQGSVSGSSASSTGSTPEVKPLKTLQLNKTPLRQSPGLSRSQAHSAAQEKKFDLLSDLGGDIFAAPPTQNASSTNFANFAHFPSQSAPQGNSDTNFANFDAFGNTEIPSHLSTSPPSKSFSSGGGVPIPSVSSAVPTQSHTGSCSEDRYAALAELDNKLGSSVSSGSGNIFGPVLGSSPAQNAPVLPTLQPGFGATNPFVAAAVAPEMATNPFQTNGRAPAAASFGTGSMSMPAGFGNASSYCLPTSFSGNFQQQFPGQVPIPYPQPGAYHPQSNGPAFPVYSQNKPSMMPFGQPMAGPGMSNNPFMAGAPGAFPSGGSSTNPFL, from the exons ATGGCGACGAGCGCGAAGCGAAAGCAGGAGGAGACTCATCTGAAGATGCTCCGGGAGATGACCAGCCTGCCCGCGAATAGGAAATGCTTCGACTGCGACCAGCGCGGCCCGACCTATGTCAACATGACGGTGGGCTCCTTCGTCTGCACCACCTGCTCCGGCATCCT GCGAGGACTGAATCCTCCACACAGAGTGAAGTCCATCTCTATgaccacattcacacagcaggaAATTGAGTTCCTACAGAAACACAGCAATGAG GTCTGTAAACACATCTGGTTAGGCCTCTATGACGACAGGACATCAGTTGTTCCAGATTTCCGAGAACCACAGAAAGTAAAAGAGTTCCTTCAGGAAAAATACGAAAAGAAAAGATG GTATGTTCCTCCAGACCAGGCAAGAGCAGTAGCAAGCGTCCAGGGCTCTGTGTCCGGCTCCTCGGCCAGCAGCACTGGCAGCACCCCAGAAGTGAAACCCctcaaaaccctgcagctcAACAAGACACCTCTACGCCAG TCTCCAGGGCTAAGTCGTTCGCAAGCTCACAGTGCCGCTCAGGAGAAGAAGTTTGACTTGCTCTCAGATCTGGGAGGAGACATCTTCGCTGCTCCACCCACTCAAAATGCCAGCTCTACAAACTTTGCCAACTTTGCACATTTTCCAAGCCAGTCAG cacCTCAGGGTAATTCAGACACCAACTTTGCCAACTTTGATGCATTTGGAAACACTGAAATTCCATCCCATCTGAGCACGTCACCCCCCTCAAAGTCCTTTTCATCAG GCGGAGGTGTGCCAATCCCATCAGTGTCTAGTGCCGTCCCTACTCAGTCCCACACAGGGAGTTGCTCAGAGGACCGCTATGCTGCTCTGGCTGAGTTAGACAACAAGCTCGgctcctctgtgtcctcaggCAGTGG GAACATTTTTGGACCGGTGCTTGGTTCATCGCCAGCCCAGAATGCACCTGTGTTACCCACGCTGCAGCCTGGCTTTGGAG CCACAAATCCCTttgttgctgcagctgttgCCCCGGAGATGGCCACCAACCCTTTCCAGACCAATGGCAGAGctccagctgcag CCTCGTTTGGTACTGGCTCTATGAGCATGCCCGCCGGCTTTGGGAATGCGTCTTCCTACTGCCTCCCGACCAGTTTCAGTGGAAACTTCCAGCAGCAATTCCCCGGCCAGGTCCCCATCCCTTACCCTCAACCGGGGGCCTACCATCCTCAGTCTAATG GCCCTGCATTCCCAGTCTACAGTCAGAACAAGCCCTCCATGATGCCCTTTGGGCAGCCCATGGCTGGCCCTGGCATGTCCAATAACCCCTTCATG GCGGGAGCTCCAGGGGCATTTCCTTCAGGGGGTTCATCCACCAATCCTTTCCTGTAG
- the fbxo36b gene encoding LOW QUALITY PROTEIN: F-box only protein 36b (The sequence of the model RefSeq protein was modified relative to this genomic sequence to represent the inferred CDS: inserted 2 bases in 1 codon), translated as MASLLTDPLLEICGRGPAPNKNFYYLTVTKSDVKWRWWTISLRAVDRYAKPGELRESHQQFLDNTWLQSEVGLVFGRPILQYTKALCQGHFDYLDKLPDSLLLRIINYLELEDVGQLARTSRRFRKLCGSEEFWEQAVRRCCNTVPVDVESLALEEGWREIFFTSKLQLQKKISRRRLRIEGQXQVSEETSETNQTSSSEDECHHGIVGFDHNSCCGVDPDLSPEPEAAPDPSQ; from the exons ATGGCGTCCCTTCTTACGGACCCTCTGCTGGAAATCTGTGGCCGAGGACCTGCTCCCAATAAGAACTTCTACTATTTAACTGTCACCAAGTCCGAT GTGAAATGGAGATGGTGGACGATATCTCTGCGAGCTGTGGACAGGTACGCCAAGCCTGGGGAGCTGAGGGAGTCTCACCAGCAGTTCCTGGACAACACTTGGCTGCAGA GTGAGGTCGGTTTGGTTTTCGGCCGTCCGATCCTTCAGTACACCAAGGCTTTGTGCCAAGGCCATTTTGATTATCTGGACAAGCTGCCCGACTCCTTGCTTCTGCGGATAATAAATTATCTTGAACTAGAGGATGTGGGTCAGCTCGCACGAACGTCACGTAGGTTCAGGAAG CTATGTGGGTCAGAGGAGTTTTGGGAGCAGGCGGTGCGGCGGTGCTGCAACACTGTTCCAGTTGACGTGGAGTCCCTGGCTCTTGAGGAGGGCTGGCGCGAAATCTTCTTCACCAGCAAGCTACAGCTGCAGAAGAAGATCAGCCGCAGGAGGCTAAGGATCGAGGGGCA ACAGGTCTCTGAGGAAACCTCAGAAACAAACCAGACGTCTAGTTCGGAGGACGAATGTCATCATGGCATCGTTGGCTTTGACCACAACTCTTGCTGTGGTGTTGATCCTGACCTCAGCCCTGAACCTGAGGCTGCCCCTGATCCCAGTCAGTGA
- the LOC117778102 gene encoding mitochondrial fission factor homolog A-like isoform X1, protein MSGPNFAPPSAEVAEINRIHYELEYTEGISQRMRIPDTLKVASENQTGSFPLELPMLTHTTMMQVPERIIVAGDDADPRFSRPRDLDLIQSIPPVDLLNMKAPPRVLTLTEQSLDSLETEQSASSQNNPSQMSQGHIHARSRRERSASEHISGRHSVQASRSDISVTPSTSVPPVRLCPPLCSPEDASINLFTAAGVLSYIQSTTRRAYQQVLEVLDDSHRRTHLDLALDINPDESGLVDASSLRRQIVKLNRRLQLLEEENKERSKREVILYSATVAFWLINTWIWFRR, encoded by the exons CTCTGCAGAGGTGGCTGAGATAAACCGTATCCACTATGAGCTGGAGTACACAGAAGGCATCAGCCAGCGCATGCGGATCCCTGACACGCTGAAGGTGGCCTCAGAGAACCAGACAGGGTCCTTCCCGCTTGAGCTGCCCATGCTCACTCACACAACTATGATGCAGGTTCCTGAGAGGATTATTGTTGCAG GTGACGATGCTGACCCTCGATTTTCTCGTCCAAGAGATTTAGACCTGATTCAGTCCATCCCTCCTGTGGACCTCCTGAACATGAAGGCCCCGCCGCGAGTCCTCACCCTCACAGAGCAGTCACTGGACTCTCTGGAGACTGAGCAATCTGCCTCCTCACAGAACAATCCCAGCCAGATG TCACAGGGCCACATTCACGCTCGCTCTCGAAGGGAGCGTAGTGCGAGTGAGCACATATCTGGCCGCCATAGCGTTCAGGCCAGCAGAAGTGATATAAG TGTCACCCCGTCCACCTCTGTTCCCCCAGTCCGCTTATGTCCCCCCCTCTGTTCCCCCGAGGATGCAAGCATCAACCTGTTCACAGCTGCTGGGGTCCTGTCTTACATCCAGTCAACAACACGCCGGGCGTACCAGCAGGTCCTTGAGGTCCTGGATGACAGCCACCGCAG GACACACCTGGACCTGGCCCTGGATATAAACCCTGATGAGTCTGGCTTAGTGGACGCCTCCTCACTACGACGACAG ATTGTGAAGCTGAACCGGCGTCTGCAGCTTCttgaggaagaaaacaaagagcgCTCCAAGCGAGAGGTGATCCTCTACTCTGCTACTGTGGCGTTCTGGCTCATAAACACCTGGATCTGGTTCCGTCGCTGA
- the LOC117778102 gene encoding mitochondrial fission factor homolog A-like isoform X2: MSGPNFAPPSAEVAEINRIHYELEYTEGISQRMRIPDTLKVASENQTGSFPLELPMLTHTTMMQVPERIIVAGDDADPRFSRPRDLDLIQSIPPVDLLNMKAPPRVLTLTEQSLDSLETEQSASSQNNPSQMGHIHARSRRERSASEHISGRHSVQASRSDISVTPSTSVPPVRLCPPLCSPEDASINLFTAAGVLSYIQSTTRRAYQQVLEVLDDSHRRTHLDLALDINPDESGLVDASSLRRQIVKLNRRLQLLEEENKERSKREVILYSATVAFWLINTWIWFRR, encoded by the exons CTCTGCAGAGGTGGCTGAGATAAACCGTATCCACTATGAGCTGGAGTACACAGAAGGCATCAGCCAGCGCATGCGGATCCCTGACACGCTGAAGGTGGCCTCAGAGAACCAGACAGGGTCCTTCCCGCTTGAGCTGCCCATGCTCACTCACACAACTATGATGCAGGTTCCTGAGAGGATTATTGTTGCAG GTGACGATGCTGACCCTCGATTTTCTCGTCCAAGAGATTTAGACCTGATTCAGTCCATCCCTCCTGTGGACCTCCTGAACATGAAGGCCCCGCCGCGAGTCCTCACCCTCACAGAGCAGTCACTGGACTCTCTGGAGACTGAGCAATCTGCCTCCTCACAGAACAATCCCAGCCAGATG GGCCACATTCACGCTCGCTCTCGAAGGGAGCGTAGTGCGAGTGAGCACATATCTGGCCGCCATAGCGTTCAGGCCAGCAGAAGTGATATAAG TGTCACCCCGTCCACCTCTGTTCCCCCAGTCCGCTTATGTCCCCCCCTCTGTTCCCCCGAGGATGCAAGCATCAACCTGTTCACAGCTGCTGGGGTCCTGTCTTACATCCAGTCAACAACACGCCGGGCGTACCAGCAGGTCCTTGAGGTCCTGGATGACAGCCACCGCAG GACACACCTGGACCTGGCCCTGGATATAAACCCTGATGAGTCTGGCTTAGTGGACGCCTCCTCACTACGACGACAG ATTGTGAAGCTGAACCGGCGTCTGCAGCTTCttgaggaagaaaacaaagagcgCTCCAAGCGAGAGGTGATCCTCTACTCTGCTACTGTGGCGTTCTGGCTCATAAACACCTGGATCTGGTTCCGTCGCTGA
- the grk7a gene encoding rhodopsin kinase grk7a, protein MCDMGGLDNLVANTAYLKAQGGDDKEMRKRRRSLALPKTEQCATVRAAIEKDFTLLCERQPIGKKYFREFLSSNAEFKLAADFLDELYDWDLAEGAVKEKARQNIIKKFCKTDSKTYLSFLTGEIADKCKSVTDANFEEVMKGKVQDGVREFLKDKPFSTYQASPFFDKFLQWKEYEKQPISDKYFYEFRTLGKGGFGEVCAVQVKNTGQMYACKKLCKRRLKKKNGEKMALLEKKILEKVNSLFLVNLAYAYDSKTHLCLVMTLMNGGDLKYHIYNIGYDGKGVDKGIEMKRIIHYTAQITTGILHLHDMDIVYRDMKPENVLLDSLGQCRLSDLGLAIEIVPGKTVTQMAGTGAYMAPELLNKTPYRTSVDWWALGCSIYEMVAGYTPFKGAEAKKEKVEKEEVQRRILNEEPKWEHKCFDATTKDIIQQFLKKKIEERLGVKNNLEDPRKHNWFKAINFPRLEAGLVDPPWVPKPNVVYAKDTGDIAEFSEIKGIEFDTKDDKFFKEFSTGAVPIPWQQEMIDTGLFDELSDPNRKEGGGDVDDEKKSGTCILL, encoded by the exons ATGTGTGACATGGGGGGACTGGATAACCTGGTGGCTAACACGGCCTACCTAAAAGCCCAGGGTGGTGATGACAAGGAGATGAGAAAGCGGCGCCGCAGCTTAGCTCTCCCCAAGACTGAGCAATGTGCAACAGTAAGAGCCGCCATTGAGAAGGACTTTACGTTGCTTTGCGAAAGGCAGCCTATTGGCAAAAAGTATTTCCGTGAGTTCCTTTCAAGTAACGCTGAGTTCAAGCTTGCTGCTGATTTCCTGGATGAGCTGTATGACTGGGACCTGGCTGAAGGTGCAGTCAAGGAAAAGGCACGCCAAAACATCATCAAGAAGTTTTGCAAGACTGATTCCAAGACCTACCTCTCATTTCTTACCGGGGAGATTGCTGACAAATGCAAGTCTGTGACAGATGCCAACTTTGAGGAGGTGatgaaaggcaaagtccaggATGGTGTAAGAGAATTTCTGAAGGACAAACCCTTCTCAACTTACCAAGCCAGTCCATTCTTTGATAAATTCCTCCAATGGAAAGAGTATGAGAAACAGCCCATCAGTGACAAATACTTCTATGAGTTCAGGACTCTGGGAAAAGGAGGCTTTGGAGAG GTATGCGCTGTACAGGTGAAGAACACAGGCCAGATGTACGCCTGCAAGAAGCTGTGTAAAAGGcgactgaagaagaagaatggcgAGAAGATGGCCCTGCTAGAGAAGAAGATCTTGGAGAAGGTTAACAGTCTGTTTCTGGTCAACTTGGCCTATGCTTACGACAGCAAGACCCACCTGTGCCTTGTCATGACCCTGATGAATGGAGGAGACCTCAAGTACCACATTTACAACATAGGCTATGATGGCAAGGGTGTAGACAAGGGCATCGAGATGAAGCGCATCATCCACTACACAGCGCAGATCACCACCGGCATTCTGCATCTGCACGACATGGATATCGTTTATCGTGATATGAAGCCGGAGAACGTGTTGCTGGACAGCCTAGGCCAGTGCCGACTTTCAGATTTGGGTCTGGCCATTGAGATTGTTCCAGGGAAGACAGTCACTCAGATG GCTGGCACTGGAGCGTACATGGCCCCTGAGCTCCTGAACAAAACCCCGTACAGGACGTCAGTGGACTGGTGGGCCCTGGGCTGCAGTATCTATGAGATGGTGGCCGGCTACACACCTTTCAAAGGCGCCGAGGCCAagaaggagaaggtggagaaggaggaggtgcagcGTCGCATCCTCAATGAGGAGCCAAAGTGGGAGCACAAGTGCTTTGACGCCACCACCAAGGACATCATCCAGCAGTTCCTGAAGAAGAAAATCGAAGAGCGCCTGGGCGTGAA GAACAACCTGGAGGATCCCAGGAAGCACAACTGGTTCAAGGCCATCAACTTCCCCCGCCTGGAGGCCGGGCTGGTGGATCCTCCTTGGGTACCCAAGCCCAACGTCGTCTACGCCAAGGACACCGGCGACATTGCAGAGTTCTCGGAGATCAAGGGCATCGAGTTTGACACCAAGGACGACAAATTCTTCAAGGAGTTTAGCACTGGCGCTGTGCCCATCCCGTGGCAGCAGGAAATGATTGACACTGGACTATTTGATGAGCTCAGTGATCCCAACAGGAAAGAGGGTGGAGGAGATGTAGATGACGAGAAGAAGTCCGGCACATGTATATTGCTGTGA
- the agfg1b gene encoding arf-GAP domain and FG repeat-containing protein 1b isoform X1: MATSAKRKQEETHLKMLREMTSLPANRKCFDCDQRGPTYVNMTVGSFVCTTCSGILRGLNPPHRVKSISMTTFTQQEIEFLQKHSNEVCKHIWLGLYDDRTSVVPDFREPQKVKEFLQEKYEKKRWYVPPDQARAVASVQGSVSGSSASSTGSTPEVKPLKTLQLNKTPLRQSPGLSRSQAHSAAQEKKFDLLSDLGGDIFAAPPTQNASSTNFANFAHFPSQSAPQGNSDTNFANFDAFGNTEIPSHLSTSPPSKSFSSGGGVPIPSVSSAVPTQSHTGSCSEDRYAALAELDNKLGSSVSSGSGNIFGPVLGSSPAQNAPVLPTLQPGFGAIPSTNPFVAAAVAPEMATNPFQTNGRAPAAASFGTGSMSMPAGFGNASSYCLPTSFSGNFQQQFPGQVPIPYPQPGAYHPQSNGPAFPVYSQNKPSMMPFGQPMAGPGMSNNPFMAGAPGAFPSGGSSTNPFL, encoded by the exons ATGGCGACGAGCGCGAAGCGAAAGCAGGAGGAGACTCATCTGAAGATGCTCCGGGAGATGACCAGCCTGCCCGCGAATAGGAAATGCTTCGACTGCGACCAGCGCGGCCCGACCTATGTCAACATGACGGTGGGCTCCTTCGTCTGCACCACCTGCTCCGGCATCCT GCGAGGACTGAATCCTCCACACAGAGTGAAGTCCATCTCTATgaccacattcacacagcaggaAATTGAGTTCCTACAGAAACACAGCAATGAG GTCTGTAAACACATCTGGTTAGGCCTCTATGACGACAGGACATCAGTTGTTCCAGATTTCCGAGAACCACAGAAAGTAAAAGAGTTCCTTCAGGAAAAATACGAAAAGAAAAGATG GTATGTTCCTCCAGACCAGGCAAGAGCAGTAGCAAGCGTCCAGGGCTCTGTGTCCGGCTCCTCGGCCAGCAGCACTGGCAGCACCCCAGAAGTGAAACCCctcaaaaccctgcagctcAACAAGACACCTCTACGCCAG TCTCCAGGGCTAAGTCGTTCGCAAGCTCACAGTGCCGCTCAGGAGAAGAAGTTTGACTTGCTCTCAGATCTGGGAGGAGACATCTTCGCTGCTCCACCCACTCAAAATGCCAGCTCTACAAACTTTGCCAACTTTGCACATTTTCCAAGCCAGTCAG cacCTCAGGGTAATTCAGACACCAACTTTGCCAACTTTGATGCATTTGGAAACACTGAAATTCCATCCCATCTGAGCACGTCACCCCCCTCAAAGTCCTTTTCATCAG GCGGAGGTGTGCCAATCCCATCAGTGTCTAGTGCCGTCCCTACTCAGTCCCACACAGGGAGTTGCTCAGAGGACCGCTATGCTGCTCTGGCTGAGTTAGACAACAAGCTCGgctcctctgtgtcctcaggCAGTGG GAACATTTTTGGACCGGTGCTTGGTTCATCGCCAGCCCAGAATGCACCTGTGTTACCCACGCTGCAGCCTGGCTTTGGAG CCATCCCATCCACAAATCCCTttgttgctgcagctgttgCCCCGGAGATGGCCACCAACCCTTTCCAGACCAATGGCAGAGctccagctgcag CCTCGTTTGGTACTGGCTCTATGAGCATGCCCGCCGGCTTTGGGAATGCGTCTTCCTACTGCCTCCCGACCAGTTTCAGTGGAAACTTCCAGCAGCAATTCCCCGGCCAGGTCCCCATCCCTTACCCTCAACCGGGGGCCTACCATCCTCAGTCTAATG GCCCTGCATTCCCAGTCTACAGTCAGAACAAGCCCTCCATGATGCCCTTTGGGCAGCCCATGGCTGGCCCTGGCATGTCCAATAACCCCTTCATG GCGGGAGCTCCAGGGGCATTTCCTTCAGGGGGTTCATCCACCAATCCTTTCCTGTAG